A window from Scheffersomyces stipitis CBS 6054 chromosome 7, complete sequence encodes these proteins:
- a CDS encoding predicted protein gives MSKKSHDSALVEQVPDSSGSYENNNADYGAIVETEFFSDSEIIEEGRSNADLENGAERGEEVLTDSEGEDAFVKKYGAINFSYIKKPTERVWFIRPHALNYFKDGVLYRTKGERSSGRTELFLDLMYVAIIANLAGEATENASGAALLKYILLFVAAFTIWADVKDFVNYYYSEDLFQKLCLVWYLLLLMLFANSHYDIATSRASAAYTIVPYMLARMSLSITLVVYSFYIPELRFQQRCYAATIFVTTCLWIPVIFISTRAKIGLSIVIFVLEQTSFMVIHHPSFRRYFRLTTSTALNIEHEVERYSVFVTIAVGEFLYKVAANGSLGSGLSLRFLRGVFMILIAYAIFWIYIYGSTAKKAIHALRRSGLTAIIYLYGHLPLVAGIVLAADAGGDLSSLTNTNLHRHPVEELLVHGEELFNRSEENEELNLYALAFFFAGGIGAALVSLCALGLLDASLDPPKTFLLPRFWRVIWRAPVGVVVAMLPFAELSSTVLMGVITALLLILVIFESVVSTPKHCLVKGPLSQVHPKPVPE, from the coding sequence ATGTCAAAGAAGTCCCACGACTCGGCTTTGGTCGAGCAAGTGCCAGACAGCAGTGGTAGTTACGAAAATAACAATGCCGACTATGGTGCAATCgtagaaacagaatttTTCTCTGATAGTGAAATTATAGAGGAGGGACGTAGCAATGctgatttggaaaatggTGCTGAAAGAGGCGAAGAAGTGCTCACTGATTCTGAAGGTGAAGACGCATTCGTCAAGAAGTACGGTGCTATAAACTTCAGCTATATCAAGAAACCTACGGAAAGAGTCTGGTTCATAAGGCCACATGCTTTGAACTACTTCAAGGATGGAGTGTTGTACAGAACCAAGGGAGAAAGATCATCAGGAAGAACTGAATTGTTCCTAGATCTCATGTATGTGGCCATAATAGCCAATTTGGCTGGGGAAGCAACCGAAAATGCTAGTGGAGCTGCTTTGCTCAAGTACATCTTGCTCTTTGTTGCTGCCTTCACGATTTGGGCTGATGTCAAGGATTTTGTCAATTACTACTACAGTGAGGATttgttccagaagttgtGTTTAGTGTGGTATTTGTTGCTTTTGATGCTTTTTGCCAATAGTCATTACGATATTGCTACATCAAGAGCCAGTGCTGCCTATACAATTGTACCTTATATGCTAGCCAGAATGTCGTTGAGCATTACCTTGGTGGTGTATTCGTTTTATATCCCAGAACTAagatttcaacaacgatGTTACGCTGCCACCATCTTTGTAACTACTTGTCTCTGGATTCCagtcatcttcatttctaCGAGAGCAAAGATAGGTTTGTCGATAGTTATTTTCGTGTTGGAGCAGACTTCATTCATGGTGATTCACCATCCTAGTTTCAGAAGATACTTCAGGTTGACCACCTCTACTGCCTTGAATATTGAACACGAAGTGGAAAGATACTCGGTTTTTGTCACTATTGCCGTAGGTGAATTCTTATACAAAGTTGCTGCAAACGGTTCGTTGGGCTCAGGTTTATCCTTGCGGTTCCTTAGAGGTGTATTCATGATTTTGATTGCCTACGCAATTTTCTGGATTTATATCTATGGATCCACAGCCAAAAAGGCTATCCACGCTTTGAGACGTTCGGGACTAACCGCAATTATCTATTTATATGGACACTTGCCTCTTGTAGCGGGAATTGTTCTTGCTGCCGATGCTGGTGGAGATTTGAGTTCTTTGACCAACACCAATCTACACAGACATCCCGTAGAAGAGTTACTAGTACATGGCGAAGAACTATTCAATAGatcagaagaaaacgaagagCTTAATTTGTACGCTTTGGCATTTTTCTTTGCAGGAGGTATCGGTGCAGCATTAGTATCGTTATGTGCTCTAGGATTACTTGATGCCAGCCTTGATCCTCCAAAGACATTCTTGTTGCCTAGATTCTGGCGTGTTATTTGGAGAGCCCCAGTGGGTGTAGTTGTAGCGATGCTCCCATTTGCAGAATTGAGCTCCACTGTGCTTATGGGCGTTATAACAGCTCTTCTATTGATTTTAGTTATTTTTGAAAGTGTTGTTTCCACACCAAAACACTGTTTGGTCAAAGGACCTCTCAGTCAAGTTCATCCTAAGCCAGTGCCTGAGTGA
- the XYC1 gene encoding hypothetical protein putative xylanase/chitin deacetylase: MATTTTSAPTDSVQAPVQVSVDQRELIDSEKNNSVSTKQSELTNKTAQKQLPNVQTSLSLQPSEDLDITNVKTKPLARQPQEPTYRGWKEVGHWEHDDALTEDDQAVDLLSKPSLFDQYLPPVVFGDWYHNVGYLVVAALVSWIIGWFKFSVAPLFFVMLVFSVLYRASVKKYRMLLREEAQREFSVKTIETDYESMDWSNTFLEKFWVYLEPSISQIVCEQVNPILASSPAPAFVKKLWIDSFSAGTKPPRIDCVKTLPGTSDDVVVMDWGFSFTPNTLADANTKQLKNKVNQKLVVKAEVFGFTIPVLVADCAFKGLARIRLRMMSSFPHVETINVTMLEAPQFDFNSKILTENNVLWEFLALPGLYPFINEMVKKYVGSLLFAPLSFQLNLQQLLAGNAFDSSIGVLSITADSARGLKGFSTIGNTLDPYLTFGFKKDVLAKTSTKDDTNHPVWKETYQICVKSLTEPLNITVIDFNEFRKDRQVGTIQFDLESFLDNPKQSNITAPFIRNGKPVGELVFGLNYMPTLEAERSADGAVIPPPDLNTGIARIEIAEARHLKSGEKAASAFAEIHFNNEKVLTTSVQKKTNAPSWGDKIEKIVDNRARSKVKIVVKEKGGKTLGQIHTSLNELIDATQVDQTWFALAQGGEVRINASWKPVALSNSSGSSGYAAPIGVVRVSIEKAENLRNLEAIGKVDPYARILVNGFQRARTVACDSTLDPTWNEVHYISVTSPNQKLTIDVMDVEKTSADRTLGSFDVRLNDIIRKDETGKYTEHIDHGKRHSRLIHKKGPKGVVTYSLSFYPALPVMTLEECKEEEEFKKQKEEEKAKKLAESQKEGKEAPVEEEEEEVNEFSSKLKLTLPELLQHNSGIFVYEVLDAKLSKDDVYLQAFFDSHGYHDFVSQKLEKKQVKVAATGDVAITELEWSQACFRITKDKKDNRAEKCVAEVTIPTMQLLKNAYNKPTQLQLTGGGEHSTITVQCSWIPLIYEHGIPVQDSRNNSGKLTVQVLRAENLIAADSNGKSDPFVRLYLNTDKEEFLKTKKVKKTLNPTWNESGVVTVANKQDAVIKVVAMDWDIGVEADDLLGIGYAQLSDVDFEHGTELKVPLEAEDGGDGGNVYLKFSFVPEVVINVRRASTTNIGGAIGSVGNVGIGAGKGVVKGVGKGLGGGVKVFRKGLKLGKSSADKD, encoded by the exons ATGGCCACTACTACCACGAGTGCA CCCACCGACAGCGTTCAGGCGCCCGTTCAGGTGTCAGTTGATCAACGTGAGTTGATTGATAGTGAAAAAAACAACTCTGTCTCTACCAAGCAGTCGGAGCTCACGAATAAGACAGCCCAAAAGCAGCTTCCTAACGTTCAAACTTCACTTAGTTTGCAGCCCAGTGAGGATCTTGACATTACCAACGTGAAGACTAAACCTCTTGCTAGACAACCACAGGAACCAACGTACCGAGGTTGGAAAGAGGTGGGTCATTGGGAACACGACGATGCCTTGACGGAAGACGACCAAGCCGTGGATTTATTACTGAAGCCTTCGTTGTTTGACCAATATCTTCCCCCTGTTGTATTTGGCGACTGGTACCACAATGTGGGCTATTTGGTCGTTGCAGCACTTGTGTCTTGGATCATTGGCTGGTTCAAATTCTCTGTGGCTcctcttttcttcgtcatGCTCGTGTTTTCTGTATTGTACCGTGCATCTGTCAAAAAGTACAGAATGCTTCTCAGAGAAGAAGCGCAAAGAGAATTCTCTGTAAAAACAATAGAAACGGACTACGAGTCCATGGACTGGTCTAACACCTTCTTAGAAAAGTTCTGGGTTTACTTGGAACCTTCAATCTCTCAGATAGTCTGCGAACAAGTCAACCCCATTTTGGCTTCTTCGCCTGCTCCAGCTTttgtgaagaagttgtgGATCGACAGCTTTAGTGCCGGTACCAAACCTCCCCGTATAGATTGCGTGAAGACCTTACCTGGAACCAGTGATGATGTCGTTGTTATGGACTGGGGTTTCTCGTTCACTCCAAACACCTTAGCTGACGCCAACACTaagcagttgaagaacaaggtCAATCAGAAGCTTGTAGTCAAAGCCGAGGTATTTGGCTTTACAATTCCTGTTCTTGTTGCTGATTGTGCTTTCAAGGGTCTTGCCAGGATTAGATTGAGAATGATGTCATCTTTTCCCCATGTAGAAACTATCAACGTGACTATGTTGGAGGCTCCGCAGTTTgacttcaactccaagattCTTACCGAAAACAACGTCTTGTGGGAGTTTTTGGCCCTTCCTGGATTGTATCCTTTCATCAATGAGATGGTCAAGAAATACGTAGGTTCTTTGCTCTTTGCTCCTTTATCCTTCCAATTGAATCTTCAGCAGTTGTTGGCCGGTAACGCTTTCGACTCTTCTATAGGTGTCTTGTCTATCACTGCGGACTCAGCTAGAGGGTTGAAGGGTTTCAGCACTATCGGTAATACCTTGGACCCATACTTGACGTTTGGATTCAAGAAGGACGTTTTGGCTAAGACTTCTACCAAGGATGATACCAACCACCCAGTGTGGAAGGAGACTTACCAGATCTGTGTTAAATCATTAACCGAGCCCTTGAATATCACTGTCATCGATTTCAATGAGTTCAGAAAGGATAGACAAGTGGGAACGATTCAGTTTGATCTTGAATCCTTCTTAGACAATCCTAAGCAAAGCAACATCACTGCTCCTTTCATAAGAAACGGTAAGCCTGTCGGTGAATTGGTATTTGGATTAAACTACATGCCTACCTTAGAGGCCGAAAGGCTGGCTGATGGTGCAGTGATTCCTCCACCAGACTTGAACACCGGTattgcaagaattgaaatagCTGAAGCCAGACATTTGAAGTCGGGCGAAAAGGCCGCTTCTGCTTTTGCTGAAATTCATTTCAACAATGAGAAGGTATTGACCACGAGTGTCCAAAAGAAGACGAACGCTCCTAGCTGGGGTGATAAGATCGAAAAAATAGTAGACAACCGTGCCAGATCCAAGGTGAAGATTGTAGTCAAGGAAAAAGGTGGAAAGACCTTGGGCCAAATCCATACCTCATTGAATGAACTCATTGATGCCACTCAGGTTGACCAGACTTGGTTTGCTTTGGCTCAAGGAGGTGAAGTTAGAATCAATGCCTCCTGGAAACCAGTTGCTCTTTCCAACAGTAGTGGATCAAGCGGTTACGCCGCTCCTATTGGAGTTGTCAGAGTCAGTATCGAAAAAGCAGAAAACTTGAGAAATTTGGAAGCCATTGGCAAGGTTGATCCTTATGCGAGAATCTTGGTTAATGGGTTCCAGAGAGCTAGAACCGTTGCTTGTGATTCGACTTTGGATCCAACCTGGAACGAAGTACATTATATCTCTGTCACTTCTCCTAACCAGAAGTTAACCATCGATGTGATGGATGTCGAGAAGACTTCAGCAGATCGTACTTTGGGTTCATTTGACGTCAGATTGAACGATATCATCCGTAAGGATGAGACCGGAAAGTACACGGAGCACATCGACCACGGCAAGAGACACTCTAGGTTGATCCATAAGAAAGGGCCAAAGGGTGTTGTGACCTATTCATTGTCTTTCTATCCTGCACTCCCTGTTATGACCTTAGAAGAATGtaaggaagaagaggagttcaagaaacagaaggaggaagaaaaggctAAGAAGCTTGCTGAAAGtcaaaaagaaggaaaagagGCTcctgtagaagaagaagaagaagaagtaaaCGAATTCAGTTCGAAATTAAAGTTGACTTTACCAGAATTGCTCCAGCACAACAGTGGTATCTTTGTCTACGAAGTGTTGGACGCTAAGCTCAGTAAGGACGACGTCTATCTTCAGGCCTTCTTCGACAGCCATGGCTACCACGACTTCGTTTCgcagaagttggagaagaagcaagtCAAAGTAGCTGCTACTGGTGATGTAGCCATCACGGAGCTTGAATGGTCACAAGCCTGTTTTAGAATCACCaaggacaagaaggacAACCGAGCAGAGAAGTGCGTAGCTGAAGTCACCATTCCTACTATGCAGTTGTTAAAGAATGCCTACAACAAGCCTACGCAACTCCAATTGACTGGCGGCGGTGAACACAGCACAATTACTGTCCAGTGCTCGTGGATACCATTGATCTATGAACATGGAATCCCAGTCCAGGATTCCAGAAATAATTCTGGAAAGTTGACCGTGCAAGTTCTTCGTGCCGAAAACTTGATTGCCGCAGACAGCAATGGTAAGTCTGATCCATTTGTCAGGTTATACTTGAACACAGACAAggaagaattcttgaaaactAAAAAGGTGAAGAAAACTCTCAATCCAACATGGAACGAACTGGGTGTAGTCACCGTAGCCAATAAGCAGGACGCCGTTATCAAGGTAGTTGCAATGGACTGGGATATTGGTGTAGAAGCAGATGACTTACTTGGTATTGGTTATGCCCAATTGTCTGATGTAGACTTTGAACACGGAACCGAACTTAAGGTTCCATTGGAGGCCGAAGACGGAGGAGACGGCGGTAATGTTTACTTGAAATTTTCGTTTGTGCCAGAAGTCGTCATTAACGTTAGAAGAGCTAGTACTACCAACATTGGAGGTGCCATTGGTAGTGTAGGTAACGTTGGCATTGGTGCTGGCAAGGGAGTCGTCAAGGGTGTTGGTAAGGGACTCGGTGGAGGTGTCAAAGTATTCAGAAAAGGATTGAAACTCGGCAAGCTGCTGGCCGATAAAGATTAG